A single Patagioenas fasciata isolate bPatFas1 chromosome 29, bPatFas1.hap1, whole genome shotgun sequence DNA region contains:
- the LOC136113885 gene encoding olfactory receptor 14J1-like has translation MSNSSSITQFLLLAFTDTRDLQLLHFWLFLGIYLAALLGNGLIITTIAWDQHLHIPMYFFLLNLALLDLGSLSTIVPKSMASSLWNTRVISYRGCAAQLFLFFFFISAEYSLLTVMSYDRYVAICKPLHYGTLLGSRACVHMAAAAWATGFLHALLHTANTFSLPLCKGNALDQFFCEIPQILKLSCSHSYLREAGLVVVSACLAFSCFVFILFSYVQIFRAVLRIPSEQGRHKAFSTCLPHLAVVSLYVSTGIFTYLKPPSISSPSLDLVVSVLYSVVPPAVNPLIYSMRNRELKDALYKLMTDIFLKQ, from the coding sequence atgtccaacagcagctccatcacccagttcctcctcctggcgttcacagacacacgggacctgcagctcttgcacttctggctcttcctgggcatctacctggctgccctcctgggcaacggcctcatcatcaccaccatagcctgggaccagcacctccacatcccgatgtacttcttcctgctcaacctcgccctcctcgacctgggctccctctccaccattgtccccaaatccatggccagttccctctggaacacaagggtcatttcctacagaggatgtgctgcccaactctttttgtttttctttttcatttcagcagaatattctctcctcactgtcatgtcctatgaccgctacgttgccatctgcaaacccctgcactacgggaccctcctgggcagcagagcttgtgtccacatggcagcagctgcctgggccactgggtttctccatgctctgctgcacacggccaatacattttcactgccactgtgcaagggcaatgccctggaccagttcttctgtgaaatcccccagatcctcaagctctcctgctcacactcctacctcagggaagctgggcttgttgtggtcagtgcctgtttagcattctcgtgttttgttttcattcttttctcctatgtgcagatcttcagggccgtgctgaggatcccttctgagcagggacggcacaaagccttttccacctgcctccctcacctggccgtggtctctctctatgtcagcactggcatattcacctacctgaaacccccctccatctcctccccatccctggatctggtggtgtctgttctgtactcggtggtgcctccagcagtgaaccccctcatctacagcatgaggaaccgggagctcaaggatgccctgtacaaactgatgactgatattttcctgaagcagtag